A single Desulfovibrio gilichinskyi DNA region contains:
- a CDS encoding TRAP transporter substrate-binding protein: MKRREFLTKAGIASACAVAGATVNAPFVHASQKSTIKWRLQTYAGPALAEHVIKPQIEAFNKIANGDMVIELYNADQLVPTGELFRAMQRGTIDAVQSDDDSIAAPVDVAIFGAYFPCASRYSLDVPTLFNHYGLKEIWEEAYSEIKGVTWLSAGAWDPCNFATKEPINSLADLKGKRVFTFPTGGRFLKRFGVVPVTLPWEDVEVALQTGELDGIAWSGITEDYTVGWADVTKYYLTNNISGAWAGSYFANSDKWDALPEHLKTLFRMSMDSSHYHRLYWYWWGEAHYRVTGGKLKLTTIPESEWQTVENEAIKYWDEIALKSPRCAKVVKILKEYNEVMKKAGNPYRS; encoded by the coding sequence ATGAAACGAAGAGAATTTCTCACAAAAGCCGGAATTGCCAGTGCATGCGCTGTTGCGGGGGCAACAGTAAATGCACCATTTGTACACGCGAGCCAGAAATCAACGATTAAATGGAGACTTCAGACATACGCAGGGCCAGCTCTTGCTGAACATGTAATTAAGCCGCAGATTGAAGCATTTAATAAAATCGCCAACGGTGACATGGTTATTGAGCTTTACAATGCTGACCAGCTTGTCCCGACAGGTGAACTATTCAGAGCTATGCAGCGCGGGACTATTGATGCAGTTCAAAGTGATGATGATTCAATTGCAGCTCCGGTTGATGTTGCAATTTTCGGAGCATATTTTCCATGTGCCTCCCGTTACTCACTAGATGTACCGACTCTTTTCAATCACTACGGCTTAAAAGAAATCTGGGAAGAAGCTTATTCAGAAATTAAAGGTGTAACCTGGCTCAGCGCAGGAGCATGGGACCCATGTAACTTTGCAACTAAAGAGCCTATCAACTCACTTGCAGATCTTAAAGGTAAACGTGTTTTCACATTCCCTACCGGAGGTCGTTTCCTGAAACGTTTCGGAGTTGTTCCGGTAACTCTCCCATGGGAAGATGTTGAAGTTGCACTTCAAACTGGTGAGCTTGACGGTATTGCATGGTCCGGAATTACCGAAGATTACACTGTCGGCTGGGCGGATGTAACCAAATACTACCTCACAAATAATATTTCAGGTGCATGGGCCGGTTCTTATTTTGCCAACTCAGACAAATGGGACGCTCTTCCTGAACACCTTAAAACTCTTTTCAGAATGTCCATGGACAGCTCACATTATCACCGTTTGTACTGGTACTGGTGGGGAGAAGCTCACTACCGCGTAACCGGAGGAAAGCTCAAACTTACCACTATTCCAGAGAGCGAATGGCAGACTGTTGAAAATGAAGCGATCAAGTACTGGGATGAAATTGCGCTTAAGAGCCCAAGATGTGCTAAAGTTGTTAAAATTCTTAAAGAATACAACGAAGTAATGAAGAAAGCCGGAAATCCATACCGCTCATAA
- the hutI gene encoding imidazolonepropionase — MSDDLTIVHASSLACIFDHNKPRAGKAQSELDIIHDGGIAIRNGKIVAVGSTDMILRDYSDGGTVLDASGKTIIPGLVECHSHPIFAGNRHWEYVRRLEGATGKEIRAEGGGIWSTIVNTRKAGDDELIYNAVRAFELIAAGGVTTLEVKSGYGLDRDGELRLLRLLNEAAKQTKMDIVITFLGAHIAPQDGRSTDDFVLSVKNEMIPAVLEQNIAVAHDLSCENGDFSAQQAKMLIDYSNELGFPVHVHADASSDSKGWRTAVEGGVLSADHLTYTPDSEIVSVGATDTVAVLLPVAEQFYLDERKANGKLFIENNVPVAVATDYCSSFQATSLPLTIAAACSWFKFTPAQAIVGATLNAAYALGKNHDRGSLDIGKKGDLTIFNCEHPNQLGTSIGAPIVDAAISSGSVIWENKQ; from the coding sequence ATGAGTGATGATCTTACAATTGTGCATGCAAGCAGTTTAGCCTGTATCTTTGACCACAATAAGCCCAGAGCGGGCAAAGCACAAAGTGAGCTTGATATTATTCACGATGGCGGAATAGCCATACGCAATGGTAAAATTGTTGCTGTCGGCTCTACAGATATGATTTTGCGTGATTACAGCGACGGCGGAACTGTTTTGGATGCATCCGGCAAAACGATTATACCCGGACTTGTGGAATGTCATTCCCATCCTATTTTTGCAGGAAACAGACACTGGGAATATGTGCGCAGGCTGGAAGGGGCTACCGGTAAAGAAATAAGAGCCGAAGGCGGCGGTATTTGGTCGACCATTGTTAATACCCGTAAAGCCGGCGATGATGAACTTATTTATAATGCTGTCAGAGCCTTTGAATTAATCGCGGCAGGCGGCGTTACCACTCTTGAAGTAAAGTCCGGTTACGGTCTGGATAGAGACGGCGAACTGCGTTTGCTGCGCTTGCTAAATGAAGCGGCGAAACAGACAAAAATGGATATAGTAATTACTTTTTTGGGTGCGCATATCGCACCTCAAGACGGGCGCAGTACTGATGATTTCGTTTTGAGTGTTAAGAATGAAATGATTCCTGCTGTTTTGGAACAGAATATAGCCGTGGCACATGATCTTTCATGCGAAAACGGAGATTTTTCTGCTCAGCAGGCTAAGATGCTTATAGATTATTCAAATGAGCTGGGTTTTCCCGTGCATGTCCACGCAGATGCCTCTTCCGATTCCAAAGGTTGGCGGACTGCCGTAGAAGGCGGCGTTCTTTCGGCTGACCATCTTACATATACTCCTGATTCGGAAATCGTATCGGTAGGAGCTACAGATACTGTGGCAGTTTTATTGCCTGTTGCAGAACAATTTTATCTTGATGAGCGCAAGGCAAACGGGAAATTGTTTATAGAAAACAATGTGCCGGTTGCTGTTGCAACAGATTACTGTTCATCGTTTCAGGCAACTTCACTTCCTTTAACCATTGCCGCCGCGTGTTCATGGTTTAAGTTTACACCTGCTCAGGCCATTGTCGGGGCAACGCTTAATGCTGCGTATGCTTTAGGTAAAAATCACGATAGAGGTTCTCTGGACATCGGCAAAAAGGGTGATTTAACAATTTTTAATTGTGAGCATCCAAACCAGCTTGGCACTTCTATCGGTGCCCCTATTGTAGATGCGGCGATTTCTTCGGGATCTGTTATTTGGGAAAATAAACAATAA
- a CDS encoding YkvI family membrane protein yields MKKVFPAYLAIAFVWFSAHFGGGFASGRQIVAFYLNHQWTSLFMPAVSMLIMAFTFYFSMLIAAKYEVYDYSSWSKKLYGGAAPIMAPVFELLFNTLLVLVTAVAFATGGATITKAFGTSYALNTVAIAAIIFTLTIFGADLVRKSATIVSLILIACIFLIYIPNIIHFYPDIIHNLAAIKSGEIVTGSPDTLLDSIWWAAKYGALQCCAIGAYIVHTKACPDKASIKKATIVGFLINTVIMYFTYFGILAFAGQGVLKEAVPALFVVMHGVGGTWMTGLITLCIVIGAVSTGVALVYGTTNRIVTFLGRRMTEDERTRKRGIHAVFSSAVLVVACWFVAQFGLIPLIGKGYGNIGWVSLLVLTVPVLFRGLGIWRFAEDVAETAPAK; encoded by the coding sequence ATGAAAAAAGTATTCCCCGCTTATCTCGCTATTGCGTTTGTCTGGTTCAGTGCCCACTTTGGCGGAGGCTTTGCCTCAGGACGCCAAATCGTAGCATTCTATCTCAACCATCAATGGACTTCCCTGTTCATGCCTGCCGTATCAATGTTGATTATGGCTTTCACTTTTTATTTTTCAATGCTTATCGCTGCGAAGTATGAAGTTTATGACTACAGCAGTTGGTCAAAGAAACTTTACGGCGGAGCCGCTCCGATCATGGCTCCTGTGTTCGAGCTCCTTTTTAATACTCTTCTTGTACTGGTTACCGCTGTGGCGTTTGCCACCGGCGGCGCAACCATTACCAAGGCATTCGGCACTTCTTATGCACTCAACACTGTTGCGATTGCAGCGATTATTTTTACGTTGACAATTTTCGGGGCAGACCTTGTAAGAAAATCGGCTACCATTGTTTCATTAATTTTGATTGCCTGTATTTTCCTGATTTATATCCCTAATATTATACATTTCTATCCGGATATTATTCATAATCTCGCTGCGATTAAGAGCGGGGAAATAGTAACAGGCAGTCCCGATACCTTACTGGATTCGATTTGGTGGGCCGCTAAGTATGGAGCTTTGCAGTGTTGTGCCATAGGAGCTTATATTGTTCATACCAAGGCTTGTCCTGACAAGGCCAGTATTAAAAAAGCCACTATTGTCGGGTTCTTAATCAACACTGTAATTATGTATTTTACCTATTTTGGAATTCTTGCTTTTGCCGGACAGGGCGTACTTAAGGAAGCTGTCCCGGCTTTATTTGTAGTTATGCACGGTGTCGGCGGAACATGGATGACCGGGCTTATCACACTTTGCATTGTAATCGGTGCTGTTTCTACCGGAGTCGCTCTGGTCTATGGAACTACAAATCGTATTGTTACTTTCTTAGGCCGTCGTATGACTGAGGATGAAAGAACCCGTAAACGCGGAATCCATGCAGTCTTTTCCTCAGCCGTGCTTGTGGTTGCCTGCTGGTTTGTCGCACAGTTCGGTCTGATTCCGCTTATCGGTAAAGGGTATGGGAATATCGGCTGGGTATCTTTGTTAGTACTAACTGTTCCTGTTCTTTTCCGTGGTCTTGGAATTTGGCGTTTTGCTGAAGATGTTGCTGAGACCGCTCCTGCTAAATAG
- a CDS encoding GntR family transcriptional regulator — translation MKINCMEITEISSVEKIAATLRRAIFEGYFLPGEQLKGVALSKSMGVSRGSVREALRILTTEGLVAHLPNKGASVRMLSLEEIDDIFLTRHILEIRAAQSIPTASDEFKQALVDSIKEYEAVAYVDDPVTIATAHINFHKAFVGLTGSLKLAELEESLMRDLQVIIACIENDRDDLHNEIANHKKLTEMVLNGDETAAVNWVDGYIPNGKEFVIEHILSLKNKPRLGR, via the coding sequence ATGAAAATCAACTGTATGGAAATTACTGAAATAAGCAGCGTAGAAAAAATAGCTGCAACGTTGCGCAGAGCTATATTTGAAGGGTATTTTTTGCCTGGCGAGCAGCTTAAGGGAGTTGCCCTTTCAAAGTCGATGGGAGTTTCGCGTGGTTCTGTGCGGGAAGCTTTGCGCATTTTAACTACAGAAGGGCTTGTGGCACATCTGCCTAATAAAGGGGCTTCTGTACGCATGTTAAGCCTTGAAGAAATAGATGATATTTTTTTAACCCGCCACATACTTGAAATACGGGCAGCTCAAAGCATTCCTACAGCTTCGGATGAATTTAAGCAGGCTCTTGTGGATAGTATTAAAGAGTATGAAGCTGTTGCGTATGTAGACGACCCCGTAACTATCGCCACCGCTCATATTAATTTTCATAAGGCTTTTGTCGGGCTCACGGGAAGTCTTAAGCTGGCAGAGCTTGAAGAAAGTCTTATGCGGGATCTTCAGGTCATTATTGCCTGTATTGAAAATGACAGGGACGATTTACACAACGAGATTGCCAATCATAAAAAATTGACGGAGATGGTTTTAAACGGCGATGAAACTGCCGCAGTTAATTGGGTGGACGGTTACATACCGAACGGTAAGGAGTTTGTAATAGAGCATATTCTGTCGCTGAAGAATAAACCTCGCCTTGGTCGTTAG
- a CDS encoding AroM family protein: MQNNFTLGLLTLGQSPRTDVESTLRSMLGECVILRQRGGLDGLSEKDVEALAPTEGDPGIETCISTQEDKIKGVFVSKEQLLPKLILAAQKLENECNAFFLLCSGQFPALKQAVPKLIEPIVFIRSVIAELAGQSRLCIIGPQSDMGSAPKQWQPYAASVVTAAASPYGGMECLEKAAMSAKDSGAEYIFLDDMGFTEEQRQYVRQISGRPTLNATTITARILAEII; the protein is encoded by the coding sequence ATGCAAAATAACTTTACTTTAGGATTGCTTACCCTCGGACAGTCGCCACGCACTGATGTTGAATCCACACTGCGAAGCATGCTTGGCGAGTGTGTCATTCTCCGTCAACGAGGGGGGCTGGACGGCTTATCGGAAAAAGACGTTGAGGCTCTTGCCCCAACTGAAGGTGATCCAGGCATTGAAACATGTATCTCTACGCAGGAAGATAAAATTAAAGGCGTGTTTGTTTCTAAAGAACAGTTGCTCCCGAAACTGATTCTGGCAGCGCAGAAACTTGAAAATGAATGCAATGCTTTCTTTTTACTTTGTTCCGGTCAATTCCCGGCCCTTAAACAGGCTGTTCCGAAGCTTATCGAACCGATTGTTTTTATCCGTTCTGTAATTGCAGAACTGGCAGGGCAGTCGCGTCTTTGTATTATCGGTCCGCAATCTGATATGGGATCTGCGCCTAAGCAGTGGCAACCGTATGCTGCTTCAGTTGTGACCGCAGCAGCTTCCCCGTACGGCGGTATGGAATGTTTGGAAAAGGCCGCAATGAGCGCGAAAGATTCCGGCGCAGAATATATATTTTTAGATGATATGGGATTTACCGAAGAACAGCGGCAATATGTACGGCAAATTTCGGGCAGACCGACGCTTAATGCAACAACAATTACAGCGCGGATTTTAGCGGAAATAATTTAA
- a CDS encoding HAD family hydrolase, producing MNYSLDFSAVIFDLDGTLLYTLEEIAATGNAALSRLGHATHSVSAYRTFLGGGAKKLAWRILPQDGRNQENYDKLLPVLLEEFELSLNTIARPYDGVLEVLAVLSSAGKKLAVLSNKPEEFSKIAVEKLLPGVNFEAVYGALQNVPLKPEPDRALKLAELMGTTPERTVFVGDSDVDIQTGLNAGMIAVGAGWGFRGADELKEAGAKIVLDAPADLAKLL from the coding sequence ATGAATTATTCACTGGATTTTTCCGCAGTCATTTTTGACCTTGACGGAACGTTACTTTATACTTTGGAAGAAATCGCAGCCACCGGTAATGCAGCACTTAGCAGACTTGGACATGCTACACATTCCGTCAGTGCATATCGTACTTTTTTGGGCGGAGGAGCTAAAAAACTGGCGTGGCGGATTCTGCCGCAGGATGGGAGAAACCAAGAAAATTATGATAAACTGCTTCCCGTACTTCTTGAAGAATTCGAGCTGTCTCTAAATACTATTGCTCGTCCTTATGATGGCGTTTTGGAAGTACTTGCGGTTCTATCTTCAGCTGGCAAAAAACTTGCGGTGCTTTCTAACAAGCCTGAGGAGTTTTCTAAAATAGCCGTAGAAAAACTTTTGCCGGGCGTGAATTTTGAGGCTGTTTATGGCGCGCTTCAGAATGTTCCGTTAAAGCCTGAGCCGGACAGGGCGTTGAAGCTTGCTGAGCTAATGGGCACAACTCCTGAAAGGACTGTTTTTGTCGGTGATTCTGATGTGGATATTCAAACCGGTCTTAACGCCGGGATGATAGCCGTTGGCGCAGGGTGGGGTTTCCGCGGTGCTGACGAACTTAAAGAGGCCGGAGCTAAGATTGTTTTGGATGCTCCGGCAGATTTGGCTAAGTTGCTTTAG
- a CDS encoding transporter substrate-binding domain-containing protein, whose translation MFKKLSVFTMLCLLSLSLAATAFASKSHDMLPENIKTKGEIIIGINGIFPPMEFKTPGSDDLIGFDVELANALGKELNIKIVFDDQKFDQLINSINTNRVDMVISGMSDTAIRRESLDFIDYFNSGTQCFTTKNFAKKITTLNALSGQTLAVSAATDYLTTMQKWSADNLEAKGKPAINIMAVDSAATARMQMVQGRAQASALSPEALGWANVQQKGAFIPVGPVLAPDPYGICFSKTNSQLRDAVYTALKVLFDNGTYKQILDKWNIGTGALAQPLVNGQAVN comes from the coding sequence TTGTTTAAAAAATTATCTGTATTTACAATGTTATGTCTGTTGTCTTTAAGCTTGGCAGCAACAGCTTTTGCTTCAAAAAGTCATGATATGCTTCCTGAAAATATCAAAACAAAAGGTGAAATTATCATTGGAATCAATGGCATTTTCCCTCCCATGGAATTTAAAACTCCCGGTTCTGATGATCTTATCGGTTTTGACGTTGAGTTAGCTAATGCTCTTGGTAAAGAGCTGAACATTAAAATCGTTTTTGACGATCAAAAGTTTGACCAGCTTATTAACTCTATTAATACTAACCGTGTTGATATGGTCATCTCCGGTATGTCTGATACTGCTATCCGCAGAGAAAGTCTGGATTTTATTGATTACTTTAATTCCGGAACCCAGTGTTTCACTACTAAAAATTTTGCTAAAAAAATTACCACTCTTAATGCATTAAGCGGACAGACTCTCGCAGTTTCTGCTGCAACAGATTATCTGACTACCATGCAAAAATGGAGTGCTGACAACCTTGAAGCAAAGGGTAAACCGGCTATCAACATTATGGCAGTTGATTCCGCAGCTACTGCCCGTATGCAGATGGTGCAAGGCCGTGCGCAGGCTTCAGCTTTAAGTCCTGAAGCTCTGGGCTGGGCTAACGTTCAGCAGAAGGGAGCATTCATCCCAGTCGGTCCTGTTTTAGCTCCGGACCCATACGGTATTTGCTTCAGCAAAACTAACAGCCAGCTCCGTGATGCGGTTTACACAGCTTTGAAAGTTCTTTTTGATAACGGTACTTACAAGCAGATTCTTGATAAGTGGAATATCGGCACAGGAGCTCTTGCTCAGCCGCTTGTTAACGGTCAGGCTGTAAACTAA
- a CDS encoding YkvI family membrane protein, which produces MKKIIPGYLAIALVWFSSHFGGGFASGRQIVAFYLNHHWTSMFMPAVSMLIMGICMYYSMVIAVKFKAYDYSTWSKKLYGGIGFFAVPVYEILVNGVLLLATAVAFATGGTVLSKLFGTSYMMNTFFIAAVIFVFTIYGSELVRRSAVVVSFLLIASMFIIYLPNIIHYFPKILQNIAAIKSGEIAISGPNSSWDALWWGIKYGTLHCCAIGAYIVHAQVCPDKACLKKAITIGIIINSLIMYLSYFGILAFADQGIFKEAVPALFVVMHGVGSSWMTSLISVCIVVGAVSTGVALVYGTTNRLVTFFGRKLDEAGKVSKQRVHSMIASTILVAACWMVAQFGLIPLIGKGYGSMGWVSMVLITIPIILRGLGLWRFTDDLSEDGVYVEKVN; this is translated from the coding sequence ATGAAAAAAATAATTCCCGGCTATTTGGCTATAGCTCTGGTGTGGTTCAGTTCGCATTTTGGAGGCGGTTTTGCCTCCGGTAGGCAGATTGTCGCTTTTTACTTGAATCATCACTGGACATCCATGTTCATGCCTGCTGTTTCGATGCTCATAATGGGTATCTGCATGTACTATTCAATGGTCATCGCCGTTAAATTTAAGGCTTATGATTATAGTACATGGTCGAAGAAACTGTATGGCGGAATCGGTTTTTTTGCAGTGCCGGTGTATGAAATTCTGGTTAACGGTGTGCTTTTGCTCGCAACAGCAGTGGCTTTTGCCACAGGAGGGACTGTTTTATCCAAATTGTTCGGCACTTCGTATATGATGAATACTTTCTTCATCGCCGCCGTTATTTTTGTGTTTACAATTTACGGTTCAGAGCTTGTCAGAAGGTCGGCAGTCGTCGTTTCCTTTTTGCTTATTGCGAGTATGTTCATTATTTATCTCCCGAATATTATTCATTACTTCCCCAAAATACTTCAGAACATCGCAGCTATTAAGAGCGGGGAGATTGCGATAAGCGGTCCCAACTCTTCATGGGATGCTTTGTGGTGGGGAATTAAGTACGGAACACTGCACTGTTGTGCTATCGGAGCTTATATTGTTCATGCACAGGTCTGTCCTGATAAAGCGTGTCTTAAAAAAGCAATTACAATCGGTATTATCATCAACAGTTTGATTATGTACCTGTCCTATTTCGGTATTTTGGCTTTTGCGGATCAAGGTATTTTCAAAGAAGCGGTTCCGGCTTTGTTTGTTGTTATGCATGGTGTCGGCAGTTCGTGGATGACCTCCCTTATCTCCGTTTGTATAGTTGTCGGCGCTGTTTCAACAGGCGTTGCCCTTGTATATGGAACCACCAATCGGTTGGTGACCTTCTTCGGGCGTAAGCTTGATGAAGCCGGAAAAGTCAGTAAGCAGCGTGTTCATTCTATGATAGCTTCAACCATTTTGGTTGCAGCGTGCTGGATGGTTGCTCAGTTTGGGTTGATTCCGCTCATCGGTAAGGGATATGGAAGCATGGGCTGGGTCTCAATGGTTTTGATTACGATTCCTATCATCCTGCGCGGGCTTGGTCTGTGGCGTTTTACGGATGATTTGTCAGAAGATGGAGTTTACGTTGAAAAAGTTAATTAA
- a CDS encoding FAD-binding and (Fe-S)-binding domain-containing protein, translating to MKKLIKDMQGVVPAERIYDHPALVATYAVDASYFAPKAKLIVDVMNLDEVSGVLKVCSQNNMGVTFRGAGTAVSGQACGEGVLVRLMGPYWKKITVLDEGKMFWSGSGVVGIDVNIALAPYQRKMGADPASITSATMGGIIADNSAGMCCMVEENSYHAIKGMRLILADGTYLDTTDKNSVASFRNSHKGMLDELSELRLKVIADNGVVERIKRKYSIKNTIGYTLNSFVDYEDPVDILMHLMVGSEGTLGFIHEVLMETIPTPPMRSVALMFFPSLNVVTDIVLTMKGTCNIDAAEVLDYNCLIALQNNLKEIPDIMRNLQEGACAMLIETKAWSFEELEQNVDGIFEVLNRFPALCEHSFTSVETECEKLWNIRRAIYPAIANYREADEYVLTEDINIPVSRLAEGCEAFQELFTRHGFTVGIMGHAFHGNLHFSIPLKIADSKEVARLQGFMVDLVNLITERFDGSLKAEHGTGRAMAPFVRKEWGDLLYEVICGVKKVFDPESILNPGVLINEDSSGHTDGLKSPLTVSPDVDLCVECGFCEHVCPSKNIGFTPRQRISLFRAVTKLRLEGKSEAADEWGKIFRKYGEQLCATDGLCSMKCPLGVDVASLIRSIRGKKASANATKIADYVTDHLGGVLKAASITLSGMSLAQRIIGDTMMSRLAGSARNLSGERLPLWNKAMPKGGSKVPAVKSGTGNQRVVYFPSCAVRTMGTGKDDKSEPLMDVTVLLLERAGYEVVFPKGMDSLCCGKSFETKGFMAQADELAQKLGTALLEASGNGECVVLCDTSPCLARMKKTLDKRLVLMDPIEFAMKYVADRLNFKKLPKTVALHPTCSTRTMGLDGMFSELASKCAETVVVPKGVNCCGFSGDKGFHKPELNESALENLKGQIEHCDEGYSVSRTCEIGLTLHGGKNYRNILYLVEEATR from the coding sequence TTGAAAAAGTTAATTAAAGATATGCAGGGAGTTGTCCCTGCTGAGCGTATATACGATCACCCTGCACTTGTAGCTACATATGCTGTTGATGCGAGTTATTTTGCTCCCAAGGCTAAGCTGATAGTTGATGTCATGAATCTTGATGAAGTGTCCGGAGTGCTTAAAGTCTGCTCACAGAACAATATGGGAGTAACTTTTCGCGGAGCCGGAACTGCTGTAAGCGGGCAGGCGTGCGGAGAAGGTGTTCTTGTTCGTCTTATGGGGCCGTATTGGAAAAAGATAACGGTCCTTGATGAAGGTAAAATGTTCTGGTCCGGGAGTGGGGTTGTAGGTATTGATGTGAATATCGCGCTGGCTCCGTATCAGCGTAAAATGGGGGCAGACCCTGCTTCCATCACTTCTGCGACAATGGGCGGCATAATTGCCGATAACTCTGCGGGAATGTGCTGCATGGTTGAAGAAAACAGTTACCATGCAATCAAAGGGATGCGCCTGATTCTTGCTGATGGAACGTATCTGGATACCACTGATAAGAATAGCGTCGCTTCGTTTAGAAATTCCCATAAAGGTATGCTTGATGAACTCAGTGAACTGCGACTTAAAGTTATCGCCGATAATGGTGTTGTTGAGCGTATCAAGCGTAAGTATTCAATCAAGAACACTATCGGTTACACTCTCAATTCATTCGTCGATTACGAAGATCCTGTTGATATTCTGATGCATCTTATGGTCGGGTCAGAGGGAACACTTGGCTTTATCCATGAAGTTCTTATGGAAACTATCCCTACCCCGCCCATGAGATCTGTGGCACTTATGTTTTTCCCTTCTTTAAATGTAGTCACGGATATTGTGCTGACTATGAAGGGTACATGTAACATAGATGCGGCTGAAGTGCTTGATTACAACTGTCTTATCGCTTTGCAGAACAACCTCAAAGAAATTCCCGATATTATGAGGAATCTTCAAGAGGGTGCCTGCGCTATGCTCATCGAAACTAAAGCGTGGAGCTTTGAAGAACTTGAGCAAAACGTTGACGGAATTTTTGAAGTATTAAATCGGTTTCCGGCACTATGCGAACATTCTTTTACCTCCGTTGAAACGGAGTGTGAGAAATTATGGAACATAAGAAGAGCTATTTATCCGGCTATCGCCAACTATCGTGAAGCGGATGAGTATGTTCTTACAGAAGATATCAATATTCCTGTTTCAAGGTTGGCTGAAGGTTGTGAAGCTTTCCAAGAACTGTTTACGCGTCACGGGTTTACCGTTGGTATTATGGGGCATGCATTTCATGGAAATCTCCATTTTTCAATTCCGTTAAAGATCGCTGATTCTAAAGAAGTTGCTAGATTACAGGGATTTATGGTTGATCTGGTTAATCTTATTACGGAGCGTTTTGACGGTTCACTCAAGGCAGAGCATGGAACAGGGCGTGCAATGGCTCCATTTGTCCGTAAAGAGTGGGGAGACTTATTGTATGAAGTGATTTGTGGCGTAAAAAAAGTTTTTGACCCGGAATCAATTTTAAATCCCGGCGTATTGATCAATGAAGATTCAAGCGGACATACTGACGGGCTTAAAAGCCCTTTGACCGTATCGCCGGATGTGGATCTATGCGTTGAATGCGGTTTTTGTGAACACGTCTGTCCGTCTAAGAATATTGGATTTACCCCGCGGCAACGGATCAGCCTTTTCAGAGCAGTTACCAAACTGCGTCTTGAAGGAAAGAGTGAGGCTGCGGATGAGTGGGGAAAAATCTTTCGTAAGTACGGGGAACAGCTTTGTGCTACTGATGGATTGTGTAGCATGAAGTGTCCGCTCGGTGTTGATGTGGCCAGCCTTATCAGGAGCATCAGAGGCAAAAAAGCTTCTGCTAATGCCACTAAAATTGCTGATTACGTAACTGATCACCTTGGGGGCGTTCTTAAGGCTGCTTCAATCACTCTGAGCGGTATGTCACTTGCTCAGCGGATTATCGGGGATACTATGATGTCACGTCTTGCAGGTTCGGCCCGTAACCTCTCCGGTGAACGGTTACCGCTCTGGAATAAAGCCATGCCGAAGGGCGGAAGTAAAGTTCCGGCAGTTAAGTCCGGAACCGGAAATCAGCGGGTCGTTTATTTCCCTTCCTGCGCTGTGAGAACAATGGGGACCGGTAAGGATGATAAATCTGAGCCTCTGATGGATGTAACTGTCCTGCTTCTTGAACGGGCAGGGTATGAAGTTGTTTTCCCGAAGGGCATGGATAGCCTGTGCTGTGGCAAATCTTTTGAAACTAAAGGATTTATGGCGCAAGCTGATGAACTTGCACAAAAACTCGGTACTGCTTTACTCGAAGCAAGCGGAAATGGCGAATGTGTTGTGCTGTGTGATACCAGTCCATGTCTGGCGCGTATGAAAAAAACTTTGGATAAGCGGCTTGTCCTGATGGACCCTATCGAATTTGCCATGAAGTATGTTGCGGATCGTCTCAATTTCAAGAAGCTGCCTAAGACAGTTGCTCTGCATCCGACATGTTCAACAAGGACAATGGGATTAGACGGAATGTTCAGCGAACTTGCATCGAAATGTGCTGAAACTGTAGTCGTCCCGAAGGGTGTGAATTGTTGCGGTTTTTCAGGTGACAAAGGTTTTCATAAACCGGAACTGAATGAATCGGCTCTTGAAAATTTGAAAGGACAGATTGAGCATTGTGATGAAGGATACAGTGTCTCCAGAACTTGCGAGATCGGTTTGACTTTGCATGGCGGTAAAAATTATCGTAACATCTTATACCTAGTAGAAGAGGCCACTCGTTAG